From Ignavibacterium sp.:
TATTTCAAATTCATCATAAAATACCTTAATCTGTTTTTGCTTTTCAACTTTCAAACCTAATCTTTTTAATTCTATCATCATTCCATTTTCATAAACTTTTTCAAGAAATCCATAACCGAGTTTATTATAAACACTATAGAAAGTTTTTATTATCAATTCCGTAATTTCAGAATATTTATAATTTTCTTTTATCATAAATAATCATAAAAAATCATAACGATCAGCGTACCATTAACTATCCTTCACGACAATATTATAAATCTTATTCTTAACGAAAATTTCCTTAACAATCTTTTTGCCGTCAACAAATTTCATCACTCTTTCATCAGCAAAGATGATTGGTTTTACAGCTTCCTGTTCACTGTTTAACGGGACTTCAATCGTTGCACGCAATTTCCCATTAACCTGAACCGCAAGATTTACCGTGTCTTCAATCAATGCATCTTTATCAATCTCGAAGATAACTGGCTTCTGATAAATTGAATTTTCTTTACCAAGAATCTGCCAGCATTCTTCTCCTAAATGTGGAGCAACAGGTGCAAGCATAAAAGCAAATCTTTCAAGTGCATAAACTTTAATTTCATCTTTACAACTCTCAAGAACTTTCATTTCGTTCAGCAATTCCATCAATGATGCAATCGCTGTATTAAATCTGAAATTTTCTATTTCTTCATTAAACTTTTTAAGAGTCTGATTTACTTTGCGATAAATTTTCTTTTCACTGTCGTTTAAAGATGTAATCTCATATTTGCTTTTTGATACTACTGATTTGTTCAGATCCTTATGTTGATTAAACAATTCATAAGTTCTTTGAACAAAACGATCAACTCCTGAGATTCCTTTGTCGCTCCAATCGCCGCCCTGATCATAAGGTCCCATAAACATCAAATACATTCTGAAAACATCTGAACCATATTTTGATGTGAAGTCGTCAGGATTAACAACATTCCCTTTTGACTTTGACATCTTTGCACCTTGATTAGTAATTGTTCCCTGATGAACTAATGTCTGAAATGGTTCATCGCTGTTAACCAAACCAATATCTCTCAAAAATTTATGAACAAATCTGGCATACAAAAGATGCATTGTTGCATGCTCTGCGCCACCGACATACATATCAACGGGCGTCCATTTGTTTGCAAGCTGAACATCAAAAGGTGCATCTGAAATTCTTGGATCAAGATAACGCAGATAATACCAGGAAGAATCAACAAATGTATCCATTGTGTCCGGATCTCTTTTTGCGTCAGTGCCGCACTTCGGACATTTCACATTTATAAATTTTTCATTTCTCGCTAAAGGCGATTCACCACCAGGTTGAAAATCAACATCATAAGGTAGTTCAACCGGCAAATCTTTTTCGTCAACCGGAACTTCACCACATTTCGGACAATGAATAATCGGAATTGGTGTTCCCCAGTATCTCTGTCGTGATATTAACCAGTCACGAAGCCTGTAATTAATTTTTCTTTTGCCGAATTTATTCTGCTCGAGATATTCAATCACTTTTTGAATTCCTTCATCTGATCTCACCCCATTAAACTGACCGGAGTTTATCATCGTGCCAACTTCTGTAAAAGCAGATTTAAGTTCATCATTTTCCTTTGTTCCATCCTGAAGAATTACTTTTTTTATTGGCAAATTAAACTTAGTAGCAAATTCAAAATCTCTTTCATCATGCGCAGGTACAGCCATTACAGCACCAGTTCCGTAAGTTATCAGTGCATAATCTGCAATCCATACAGGAACTTTCTCACCATTTACAGGATTGATTGCAAAAGCTCCTGTTGGTACACCGGTTTTTTCTTTAACAGTAGAAGTTCGTTCAATTTCAGTTAATGATTTTATTGAATCACGGTAATCTTCAACTGCTTTTCTGTAATCAGCAGTTGTAATTTTATCAACTAAAGGATGTTCAGGTGCAAGGACAACATAAGTAACTCCGAACAATGTATCCGGTCTTGTAGTAAAAACTTTAATTTCATCATCACTTCCAATAACTTTAAAGTTAACTTCAGCTCCTTCACTTTTTCCAATCCAGTTGCGCTGCATTGTTTTTGTTTTCTCGGGCCAATTTATTTTATCAAGACCTTGCAATAATTCTTCGGCATAATCAGTAATCTTAAAGAACCACTGATAAAGATTCTTCTGAATAACCGGAGTTCCACATCGTTCGCAAGCACCATCCTGAACCTGCTCATTTGCAAGAACTGTTTGATCTTTCGGGCACCAGTTAACCGGAGCATTTTTTCTGTAAGCCAATCCTCGCTTGTACATCTGAAGAAATATCCATTGGTTCCATTTATAATATTCAGGCACACAAGTCATTAGTTCAGCATCCCAATCATACATACAACCCATTCGTTTCAATTGCTGACGAATATCATTTATGTTTTGCATCGTACTATCAAAAGGATGAATGCCTGTTTTGATTGCATAATTTTCTGCAGGCAATCCAAACGCATCATAACCCATTGGTTCGAAAACATTGTAACCCTGTAACTTCTTAAATCTTGCCCAGCTATCTGTTGGACCGTAATTGTACCAATGCCCTATATGAAGTTTTGCACCGGAAGGATAAATGAACATTACAAGTGTATAAAGCTTTTTGCTGATGTCATTAAAATCTGTTTTGAATACTTTATTTTCTTCCCAGAATTTTTGCCATTTTGCTTCAATCAGATCAAAAGGATAACGCATATTTTATAATGATTTTGTTGAAAAATTGATTGCAAATTTACCTAATTGAGCAGGTAATTCAAATGTTTGTAAAGTGCTTTATAACATACTGAGAGAATTGACTTGATTAACCGAACATTCAATATCAGGAAGAATATTTAGTTTTGTCAAAAGAATTTTTAAGGAAAAGTTAAAATGGAAAAGCAAGTATTGGTTGAGTTCCTGAAAAGAGTTGAACTATTCAAAGATCTCAACGATGAACAACTTTCTCAATTAACTGCAAAAGTCTCATTTGAAAATTTTCCTGCCGGCAAAAACATTTTCACAGAAAATAACATTCGTAAAAATCTTTTTGTTATTTATGATGGTGAAGTTGAATTGTATAAAAAGTCACCTTATGGTGCCGAAAGACGATTGGCATTATTCAGTAAATATGATTTTCTGGGTGAAGGTGCATTGCTTGATGATTCACCTCATTCAACTTCAGCAAGAACTACTGTTGATTCAGAGATTTTGATTCTTTCCCGTGATAAGTTTAATGAACTTATAAGCGAACATAATCAGCTTGCGATTAATATTTTGGGAAAGATTGCCAGAGTAATTTCCAGACGAATGAGTTCAGCTAACACAAGAGTAATAAATCTTGCTGCACAATATCAATCCGGACGAACAAGAAAAGAACACGATTTACTTGGTGACCGTGAAGTGCCTGAAGAATTTTATTATGGAATTCAGACTTTACGAGCTATAGAAAATTTTAACATAAGTGGAGTTACACTTAATTTCTATCCGCATCTAATTGAAGCGCTTGCTATGGTTAAACTCGCTGCAGCAAAAGCAAACTATGACCTGGGATTGCTTTCTAAACCAGTTGCAGATGCAATTGTTCAGGCTTGCACTGAGATAATAAACGGTAAACTTCATTCGCATTTTGCTGTTGATATGATTCAGGGTGGTGCCGGCACTTCAACAAATATGAATGCAAATGAAGTGATTGCAAATCGTGCTCTGGAAATTCTCGGCTACCAAAAAGGTGAATACAAATATTGTCATCCGAATAATCATGTTAATCTTTCACAATCAACCAATGATGCTTATCCAACTTCGATCAAAATTGCATTGATTAAAGCAAATCAAAAACTTGTAGAGGTTCTGAAAGATCTGATTTCTTCTTTCGAGCAAAAAGCAAAAGAATTTTCACACATAATAAAAATGGGAAGAACACAATTGCAGGATGCTGTTCCTATGACTCTTGGTCAGGAGTTTGAAGCTTATGCTGTAACACTTAAAGAGGAAATTCAGAGACTTGAGCAGAATGCAAAGCTATTCCTTGAAGTAAATATGGGAGCTACTGCAATAGGGACAGGCATAAATGCTCATCCGCAGTATAGCGAAAATGTGATTAAGCATTTAAGAGAAGTAACAGGATTAGATATTGTTCTTGCTGAAAATCTTGTTGAAGCAACACAAGATACCGGATCATTTGTAATGTACTCTTCAGCAGTGAAAAGACTTGCTGTTAAATTGTCTAAAATAAGTAATGATTTAAGATTACTATCATCAGGACCTCGTGCCGGACTTAATGAAATTAATCTTCCGCCGATGCAACCTGGTTCATCAATAATGCCGGGAAAGGTTAATCCCGTTATTCCGGAAGTTGTTAATCAAATCGCATTTAAAGTTATTGGTAATGATTTAACAGTTACACTTGCCGCAGAAGCCGGACAACTTGAATTAAATGTTTTTGAACCGGTAATTGTTCAAAGTTTATTTGAGTCAATCGAAATGCTTAAAAATGGAATGATGACTTTGAAATTAAAATGCATTGATGGAATTACTGCCAACGAAAAAAGATGCAGGGATTATGTTGAAAATAGTATTGGATTGGTTACAGCATTAAATCCTGTTCTTGGATATGAAACTTCCACTCAACTTGCAAAAGAAGCACTTGAAACAGGAAAGGGCATTTATGAATTGGTGCTTGAGAAAAATCTTTTATCAAAAGAGAAGTTGGACGAATTATTAAAACCAGAAAATATGATAAATCCGAATTTGGTTAGATGAATATTTTGTTTCGTAATTCCTTTTTCACCCCTTGCAATATCACAATTTAACCGCAAGGGACGCTAAGAATCGCCAACATTTTTATCTCATCAATATCATTTTCTTGGTTTGTGTAAAGTTACCAGCCTGCAATCGATAAAAATATACTCCGCTGGATAATCGCTCTGCATTGAATTCTACTTCATAGTAACCGGGTTCTTTTTGTTCGTTTACCAATGTTGTTACTTCATTGCCGAGAATGTCGTAAACTTTTATTACGGTCTGAGCAAGCTCAGACCCTACATCTGGTATTGTGAATCTTATTTTCGTTCTTGGATTAAATGGATTTGGATAATTCTGGTCCAATGTAAATTCTGTTGGTAAAACATATTGTAAAATAAACTGTTTGGTTAAGTAAACAGATTT
This genomic window contains:
- the leuS gene encoding leucine--tRNA ligase, encoding MRYPFDLIEAKWQKFWEENKVFKTDFNDISKKLYTLVMFIYPSGAKLHIGHWYNYGPTDSWARFKKLQGYNVFEPMGYDAFGLPAENYAIKTGIHPFDSTMQNINDIRQQLKRMGCMYDWDAELMTCVPEYYKWNQWIFLQMYKRGLAYRKNAPVNWCPKDQTVLANEQVQDGACERCGTPVIQKNLYQWFFKITDYAEELLQGLDKINWPEKTKTMQRNWIGKSEGAEVNFKVIGSDDEIKVFTTRPDTLFGVTYVVLAPEHPLVDKITTADYRKAVEDYRDSIKSLTEIERTSTVKEKTGVPTGAFAINPVNGEKVPVWIADYALITYGTGAVMAVPAHDERDFEFATKFNLPIKKVILQDGTKENDELKSAFTEVGTMINSGQFNGVRSDEGIQKVIEYLEQNKFGKRKINYRLRDWLISRQRYWGTPIPIIHCPKCGEVPVDEKDLPVELPYDVDFQPGGESPLARNEKFINVKCPKCGTDAKRDPDTMDTFVDSSWYYLRYLDPRISDAPFDVQLANKWTPVDMYVGGAEHATMHLLYARFVHKFLRDIGLVNSDEPFQTLVHQGTITNQGAKMSKSKGNVVNPDDFTSKYGSDVFRMYLMFMGPYDQGGDWSDKGISGVDRFVQRTYELFNQHKDLNKSVVSKSKYEITSLNDSEKKIYRKVNQTLKKFNEEIENFRFNTAIASLMELLNEMKVLESCKDEIKVYALERFAFMLAPVAPHLGEECWQILGKENSIYQKPVIFEIDKDALIEDTVNLAVQVNGKLRATIEVPLNSEQEAVKPIIFADERVMKFVDGKKIVKEIFVKNKIYNIVVKDS
- the aspA gene encoding aspartate ammonia-lyase, coding for MEKQVLVEFLKRVELFKDLNDEQLSQLTAKVSFENFPAGKNIFTENNIRKNLFVIYDGEVELYKKSPYGAERRLALFSKYDFLGEGALLDDSPHSTSARTTVDSEILILSRDKFNELISEHNQLAINILGKIARVISRRMSSANTRVINLAAQYQSGRTRKEHDLLGDREVPEEFYYGIQTLRAIENFNISGVTLNFYPHLIEALAMVKLAAAKANYDLGLLSKPVADAIVQACTEIINGKLHSHFAVDMIQGGAGTSTNMNANEVIANRALEILGYQKGEYKYCHPNNHVNLSQSTNDAYPTSIKIALIKANQKLVEVLKDLISSFEQKAKEFSHIIKMGRTQLQDAVPMTLGQEFEAYAVTLKEEIQRLEQNAKLFLEVNMGATAIGTGINAHPQYSENVIKHLREVTGLDIVLAENLVEATQDTGSFVMYSSAVKRLAVKLSKISNDLRLLSSGPRAGLNEINLPPMQPGSSIMPGKVNPVIPEVVNQIAFKVIGNDLTVTLAAEAGQLELNVFEPVIVQSLFESIEMLKNGMMTLKLKCIDGITANEKRCRDYVENSIGLVTALNPVLGYETSTQLAKEALETGKGIYELVLEKNLLSKEKLDELLKPENMINPNLVR
- a CDS encoding T9SS type A sorting domain-containing protein — protein: MKNIMITLLLITLLSILNYPQNTYSIQPGVKNNQIILELKNISETEQTSLPKPLLRRGFKHIKFYDNTEEQIVLNPEETKEIVYNFDIDYNIGNVIADTLEFMITDNKSVYLTKQFILQYVLPTEFTLDQNYPNPFNPRTKIRFTIPDVGSELAQTVIKVYDILGNEVTTLVNEQKEPGYYEVEFNAERLSSGVYFYRLQAGNFTQTKKMILMR